TGTTGTAGGCTGTTGACAGTAGAAATTTTATTCCTTTCATAGCAAAAACTTTCCCATTTGTTCTTCTGAAGATGATACTTACAGCAgcttgattttcaaaattaaatgcAGTATCACAGCagataattgaattaaaattcaATAAGTTCCGAGCACAATCAAGTTGATTCATACACTCAAAACTTGGAACATAAGTGAAATAATCAAGCGGAGCACTTGCAAACTTGATTCATGCTCTCAACGAATTGACTCCTAAAGCATCCTAGACCATGAGCCTAGAAATGGGAAGACAGCTATCAACAATCTTAGAAGCAAGGGTGTCTCAACTTTTCTCCCTCCCATGCTAACCTTACTTCCTTTCTTCACTGATTTCCTTTGTGAAACACCTCGTGTCCTCCTTCCGCCACCTACCTCCCAGGATTCCATGCGGTTACCAAACTCTCTCGGTTCATCCAACTCTTCCCATCCACCAAAATTGGGTGCACTTCGATCATCCCTATTGACGGAACCATTGGTTCTGTCAACCCATGACTCATATCCCATTTTTCTCTTTCTGCTCTGCTCCCGTCCCCTTCCTTCACCTTCTTGAGTTTTGAAATTACTTGCAGCATTGCTGCTGGCAGCTGTGGCAGAAGAAGGCTTCTTCTTGGTGGTGTCTTTGGGCATCAGCCTGCTTTTGGCCATTCCCCACAGTTTCTTAAACACCAAACAAATTGCTGACTGCCCAAGGGGAACTGCTAGTGCCATGAGGAAAGCTTTTGGGCCCGTTGTCAACAGCAGTGTGATGATGATGACTGGCAGCAGCCATCCATAGGACCTAAACACCTGCACTGAAAACAGCACGTCTTACAATTATTCATGTtcagaagaaaatgaatcccacTCCACAAaacaaggaaaaataaaatagtatTCATTAGGGctgttcaaaaatatttgaaaaatgatttgatcCGATCTAAATATCAATCCAAACCAAACaaaaaattcggttaattgaTTTGTTCGGTTCGGTTTCTGTCATGCTTTTTACAGTTTTCCAGTTTTAGGTTTGGTTTCGGTTTTTATGTTTATGAATCGACGGTTACTCGAACAGGActgatatatgtatttatttataatatattttatttatattatacattactatataataatttatataatatatcttaaaGTTACAAAATACTATgcactaaatattttttgggtgattaatttatataaataaagtgtaaATGCACACACCAcgtaaaatatttaatttttctttaaaaaaattataatgatttaaaaatcagtTCAGATCGAATAACCAAGCTGAATTGTCGATTAACCAAACCATCAGCTAACCAAAGGGTTCGAATCGGTTTCGGTTCACAAAAACACTTTAGTTCGGGTAACCATGCCATGAACACCCCTAGTATTCACTAAGCTCACATTTATCTAATAGATATTCTATTGCATAGGGGATGTTCTTTGTAAGAAGTTAGCACATCAACATCTTTGTAAATTTTATTCTTCAACATTTACTATGTGTTTGAAAGTTCTTATTTGggccttaaatttggatttgcgTGGTTTGgacaatacaaaattatattgaatttcatATTGTCATTATGAGAGGTGCGTTAAGTGCAgcctcttaatttttaaaaactcaagaTGAGCAGAGTAGAATGAGAATCATTGTATAAGTAGAGTGTAATAATAAATGGTAAAAACTATTTATGGTAAACTGCAAAACCTCCTCTAAAGTTTCTAATACGGGCACTTAACCCCTTTTAAGTATTTGAGAACCTCCCTTAAATGTATTGAGCATCAATAAAGAAGCTTTGACTTAATGAAGCTATAAGAT
This genomic stretch from Malania oleifera isolate guangnan ecotype guangnan chromosome 3, ASM2987363v1, whole genome shotgun sequence harbors:
- the LOC131152293 gene encoding uncharacterized protein LOC131152293, which codes for MEIARLLSSPLSSSSSAISPQSQPLLPSPKYSFFPPISVNVSPSPHLLRRFHAKSRRWDSNAETVRRRSFTFNFGDSDAGEDDADDDDGVRSGMDKGSSGFWEEVLNEFWILKVFRSYGWLLPVIIITLLLTTGPKAFLMALAVPLGQSAICLVFKKLWGMAKSRLMPKDTTKKKPSSATAASSNAASNFKTQEGEGRGREQSRKRKMGYESWVDRTNGSVNRDDRSAPNFGGWEELDEPREFGNRMESWEVGGGRRTRGVSQRKSVKKGSKVSMGGRKVETPLLLRLLIAVFPFLGSWSRML